A region of Candidatus Roizmanbacteria bacterium DNA encodes the following proteins:
- the umuD gene encoding translesion error-prone DNA polymerase V autoproteolytic subunit has protein sequence MHIRHIYTPDQSLSVQLPYFTTGIQAGFPSPADDFVDTKLDLNEYLVKHPAATFFVRVSGDSMTGAGIYDNDILIVDRSLEARQGMIIIAALDGELTVKRLKKRGDTIILSPENERYEPIVVTEEADFSVWGVVTAVIHKPS, from the coding sequence ATGCACATCAGACACATCTATACTCCGGATCAGAGTTTATCTGTTCAATTGCCGTATTTCACGACCGGTATTCAGGCCGGGTTTCCTTCACCTGCAGACGACTTTGTTGATACAAAACTTGATCTGAATGAATATCTTGTGAAACATCCGGCCGCAACATTTTTTGTAAGGGTGAGCGGTGATTCAATGACAGGGGCGGGTATTTATGACAATGACATACTGATTGTGGACCGGAGTCTGGAAGCCCGTCAGGGTATGATCATTATTGCTGCGCTTGACGGAGAGCTGACGGTGAAGCGTCTGAAAAAAAGGGGAGACACTATAATTCTTTCTCCTGAGAATGAACGGTACGAACCGATTGTTGTGACTGAAGAAGCTGATTTTTCTGTTTGGGGAGTGGTGACTGCTGTTATTCATAAACCCTCTTGA
- a CDS encoding aminopeptidase: MMYKPSDEILKKYADVLIKFALRDGKGVQKGDVVMLQVPESAKPMLIPLQTAVLETGAYPMIHYIPEGVSRSYFEQASEDQILWQPKEYLLERVKTVTHFVSLISTDDKFELKGIDSQKIMAANKSVKFYMDARHEKENAGKLTWTLALYGTQAMANEAKLSVEEYWKEIIQACFLDMPDPIAQWKEVFASIEQTQNWLNAMEIESLHIEGQDIDLQVKLGKNRKWLGGSGRNIPSFEAFITPDWRGTNGRISFNQPLYRYGNLITGIELEFKDGLVVSAKADTNEKLLTDMIAVEGANKIGEYSLTDKRLSRISHFMAETLFDENMGGPYGNTHLALGMGYKDSYVGDPSTLTEEQWEEMGFNDSAVHTDIISTTDRTVTARLPSGEKKIIYRDGMFTL, from the coding sequence ATTATGTATAAACCTTCAGATGAGATACTTAAAAAATATGCGGACGTATTAATTAAGTTTGCGTTACGGGATGGTAAAGGAGTCCAAAAAGGAGATGTTGTGATGCTTCAGGTTCCTGAGAGTGCCAAACCGATGCTCATTCCCTTACAAACTGCCGTTCTTGAAACGGGAGCATATCCCATGATTCATTATATTCCGGAAGGGGTTTCACGATCATACTTTGAACAAGCTTCGGAAGATCAGATTCTCTGGCAGCCGAAGGAGTATCTTCTGGAACGGGTAAAAACAGTGACTCACTTTGTCAGTCTTATCTCAACAGATGATAAATTTGAGTTAAAAGGGATCGACAGCCAAAAGATTATGGCAGCAAATAAATCAGTTAAGTTTTATATGGATGCCCGACACGAGAAAGAAAATGCAGGGAAACTGACATGGACGCTTGCTCTTTACGGGACTCAGGCTATGGCGAATGAGGCAAAGCTTTCGGTAGAAGAATATTGGAAAGAAATTATACAGGCCTGTTTCCTGGATATGCCTGATCCGATTGCACAGTGGAAAGAGGTTTTTGCCAGCATTGAGCAAACGCAGAATTGGCTCAATGCTATGGAAATAGAATCACTTCATATTGAAGGGCAGGATATCGATTTGCAGGTAAAGCTGGGAAAAAACCGTAAATGGCTCGGAGGCAGCGGCAGAAATATCCCGTCATTTGAGGCTTTTATTACTCCTGATTGGCGGGGGACAAACGGACGCATTTCATTTAACCAGCCTCTCTATCGATACGGCAATTTGATCACCGGTATAGAGCTTGAATTTAAAGACGGGTTGGTCGTTTCAGCAAAGGCTGATACTAATGAAAAGTTGCTGACTGATATGATTGCGGTCGAAGGTGCGAATAAAATCGGAGAATACAGTCTGACTGATAAACGTCTCAGCAGAATCTCTCACTTCATGGCAGAAACGCTTTTTGATGAAAATATGGGAGGTCCTTACGGAAATACTCATCTGGCATTGGGCATGGGATACAAAGACAGTTATGTCGGAGACCCCAGTACACTTACTGAGGAACAGTGGGAAGAAATGGGTTTCAATGACAGTGCCGTCCATACCGATATCATTTCCACCACTGATCGTACTGTTACTGCACGGTTACCGTCCGGAGAAAAGAAAATTATATATCGTGACGGTATGTTTACCTTGTGA
- a CDS encoding F0F1 ATP synthase subunit beta: protein MKQKGTILSIRGQIVEVAFLDEPPQRHDLYVMEDDENAVIEVYTSASESSVYCLALMPTEHLYKGATVINTKQTLAIPIGTQVLGRAMNVFGEPIDGKEAFNFEKNASIFAKETDVSDVAVPKEILETGIKIVDFFTPLLRGGKIGLFGGAGVGKTVLLTEIIHNIGSREKDSHVSVFSGIGERSREGQELLESLEQTGVLPSVTLVYGEMSRNPAIRFRTGFAGAALAEYFRDDEKKNVLFFVDNMYRFAQAGYELGTLMSQIPSEGGYPPTLASDMADMHERLYSTSENVVTTFETVYVPADDITDPGVQAVLPYLDARVVLSRWIYQEGRFPAIDTLSSNSSALNPELIGEKHYRTYLATQRLLKDAVNLERIDSLIGESELSQENQTIYKRAQIIKNYMTQRFVTASGKKDETSTYVPLADTISDVESILAGRYDHVPPDAFRNIQTLKDIAHLQNGNDTTKEKQS, encoded by the coding sequence ATGAAACAAAAAGGAACAATTCTCAGTATTAGAGGACAAATAGTAGAAGTAGCATTTTTGGATGAACCACCCCAAAGGCATGATCTGTACGTAATGGAAGATGATGAAAATGCCGTCATTGAGGTTTACACTTCTGCGTCAGAGTCATCGGTGTACTGTCTCGCACTTATGCCGACGGAACATCTGTATAAAGGAGCAACGGTCATAAACACAAAACAGACACTTGCAATCCCTATCGGAACTCAGGTTCTCGGACGGGCAATGAATGTTTTCGGTGAACCTATTGACGGCAAGGAAGCTTTCAACTTTGAGAAAAATGCATCGATTTTTGCAAAAGAAACAGACGTGAGTGATGTTGCAGTCCCGAAGGAGATTCTGGAAACCGGAATCAAAATCGTTGACTTTTTTACTCCTCTGTTGCGGGGTGGTAAAATCGGATTGTTCGGCGGTGCCGGTGTAGGAAAGACTGTACTACTGACAGAGATTATTCATAATATCGGTTCGCGTGAAAAAGACTCACACGTTTCCGTATTTTCAGGTATCGGAGAGCGCAGCCGTGAAGGCCAGGAACTTCTTGAGTCATTGGAACAAACCGGGGTACTTCCGTCAGTCACACTCGTTTACGGAGAAATGAGCCGGAATCCTGCGATCAGATTCAGAACCGGATTTGCAGGTGCCGCGCTTGCTGAATATTTTAGAGATGATGAGAAAAAGAATGTCCTCTTTTTTGTAGACAACATGTATCGTTTCGCACAGGCAGGATATGAACTGGGTACGCTTATGAGCCAAATCCCGTCAGAAGGCGGATATCCGCCGACACTTGCTTCTGATATGGCAGACATGCACGAACGCCTCTACTCTACCTCGGAAAATGTCGTGACTACTTTTGAGACGGTATATGTACCGGCAGACGACATCACCGACCCCGGAGTACAGGCAGTACTTCCCTACCTTGATGCGCGTGTGGTACTGTCACGCTGGATTTATCAGGAAGGGCGCTTCCCTGCAATTGATACTCTTTCATCAAATTCAAGTGCATTGAACCCTGAGCTGATCGGTGAAAAACATTACCGTACGTATCTGGCCACACAGAGACTTCTTAAAGACGCAGTCAACCTTGAAAGAATCGACTCACTTATCGGTGAGTCCGAGCTTTCACAGGAAAACCAGACCATTTATAAACGTGCTCAAATTATCAAAAATTACATGACACAACGATTCGTAACTGCATCGGGCAAGAAAGATGAGACCAGCACATATGTTCCTCTTGCCGATACTATCAGCGACGTCGAGTCAATTCTCGCCGGCCGCTATGATCATGTGCCACCTGATGCGTTCAGGAATATTCAGACCTTAAAAGATATCGCTCATCTCCAAAATGGCAACGACACAACCAAAGAAAAACAATCTTGA
- a CDS encoding F0F1 ATP synthase subunit gamma translates to MQSKTDVVQEQNFLNTLGTIATAYQEISVMKMKETRSTIEQARGFVAQLKEVFDSLRFSYHILKKREDQLKTKDTAKVLITANSRFHGDILRRIFNTFLKDSDIKGDIFVVGRIGKDFIQEYNSDLEYQFFEIPDNNIRVNDLKPLLYELIQYKTIHVYYAQFKTVIEQDIIATEIPSIYKLLEDEEQEEQNTKEKGTVPMYLFEPSGEEIAEFLNDNVTVSLMRQTLYETQLARYASRIKAMDALLSNIEDEMKFLKREKLKIQRDLNNKKQQERLSGIYLWGK, encoded by the coding sequence ATGCAAAGTAAAACTGACGTAGTCCAGGAACAAAATTTTCTCAATACACTCGGAACGATCGCCACTGCGTATCAGGAGATCTCTGTTATGAAGATGAAAGAAACGCGAAGCACGATCGAACAAGCGCGAGGTTTTGTGGCTCAGTTGAAAGAGGTTTTTGACTCCCTGCGTTTTTCATACCACATTCTCAAAAAACGTGAAGATCAACTGAAAACCAAAGACACGGCAAAGGTTCTTATCACGGCAAATTCTCGTTTTCACGGCGATATTTTACGCAGAATTTTTAATACCTTCCTCAAGGACAGTGATATAAAAGGTGATATATTTGTAGTAGGGAGAATCGGAAAAGATTTTATTCAGGAATATAACAGCGACCTGGAGTATCAATTTTTTGAAATTCCGGACAATAACATCAGAGTCAATGATCTCAAGCCGCTTCTCTATGAATTGATTCAGTACAAAACAATACACGTGTACTATGCTCAGTTCAAAACGGTTATTGAACAGGATATCATCGCGACCGAAATTCCGAGTATCTATAAACTTTTGGAAGATGAGGAGCAGGAAGAACAGAACACAAAAGAAAAAGGCACGGTGCCGATGTATTTGTTTGAGCCGTCCGGTGAGGAGATCGCTGAATTCCTGAATGACAACGTAACCGTTTCACTGATGAGACAGACTCTTTACGAAACTCAGCTTGCCCGATATGCTTCTCGTATTAAAGCAATGGACGCGCTGCTTAGTAATATTGAAGACGAAATGAAATTTCTGAAGAGAGAAAAATTGAAAATCCAACGGGATCTCAACAATAAAAAGCAGCAAGAGAGATTATCAGGTATTTATTTATGGGGAAAATAA
- a CDS encoding F0F1 ATP synthase subunit epsilon has translation MATTQPKKNNLDVTIISPEEVLFEGKAQSVSCHNPKGSFDVLYEHTNFMSMIDKQITIIDPNGNTREFPIEQALIQVKNNEVTILVNIQISKKDSFFTNLFKQKEKNLTKSSFQEEK, from the coding sequence ATGGCAACGACACAACCAAAGAAAAACAATCTTGACGTAACTATCATCTCACCTGAAGAGGTACTCTTCGAAGGCAAAGCACAATCGGTCAGCTGTCATAACCCAAAGGGATCTTTTGATGTTCTTTATGAGCATACAAACTTTATGTCAATGATTGATAAACAGATTACGATCATTGATCCGAATGGGAATACCCGTGAATTCCCGATTGAGCAGGCACTTATACAGGTAAAAAATAATGAAGTTACCATCCTGGTAAATATTCAGATTTCCAAAAAAGACTCCTTCTTTACCAATCTTTTCAAACAGAAGGAAAAAAACCTTACAAAGTCTTCTTTTCAGGAAGAAAAATAA
- the nusG gene encoding transcription termination/antitermination factor NusG yields the protein MADTKDLQENEVKEEDVAEATEVQAEEKKTEEKASEKTRDQGKWYVLHSQTGHENRVKNNLEQRIQSLGVEDKIFEIIVPTREVVVIKKGKKTKQKEKVFPGYIFVRMDLNDQSWLVVRTTEGVTGFIGAGTKPTPISDKEVSAIMRFVEQEQPKFKAKFSIGEAVKITEGPFADFLGSVEEIDEEKGKIRVLVSIFDRETPVELDFLQVKKL from the coding sequence ATGGCAGATACTAAAGATTTACAGGAAAATGAAGTGAAAGAAGAAGATGTTGCTGAAGCAACTGAAGTTCAGGCTGAAGAAAAGAAAACCGAAGAAAAAGCATCGGAAAAAACCCGGGACCAGGGAAAATGGTATGTGCTTCATTCTCAGACAGGTCATGAAAACCGTGTAAAAAATAATCTTGAACAGCGTATTCAAAGTCTCGGAGTCGAAGATAAAATCTTTGAAATCATTGTCCCTACCCGAGAAGTTGTAGTTATCAAAAAAGGTAAAAAAACAAAACAGAAAGAAAAAGTATTCCCGGGTTATATTTTCGTCCGTATGGACCTGAATGATCAATCCTGGCTCGTCGTCCGCACTACGGAAGGCGTCACCGGATTTATCGGTGCAGGCACCAAACCCACCCCCATCTCAGATAAAGAAGTTTCCGCTATCATGCGGTTTGTCGAGCAGGAACAGCCGAAATTCAAGGCAAAATTCTCAATCGGCGAAGCTGTCAAAATCACTGAAGGCCCGTTTGCGGATTTCTTGGGATCAGTTGAAGAAATTGATGAAGAAAAAGGGAAAATCAGAGTGCTTGTTTCAATCTTTGATCGGGAAACACCCGTCGAACTTGACTTCCTCCAGGTCAAAAAGCTTTAA
- a CDS encoding Y-family DNA polymerase: MSLYAVIDCNNFFVSCERVFRPDLEGQPVVVLSNNDGCAISRSDEAKKLGIPMGAPAFKYEDIFKKHNVCVFSANFSLYGDISQRVMKTIATGAQQMEIYSIDEAFITYDGMSTDQALKSARILRKKILQNVGVPVSIGIAPTKTLAKVANETAKHNSRTGINKDGVYAIEPSKDHHELRGIPVGDIWGIGRKLSIFLNSHGIFTADQLAECEDKWVKKYLTISGLKTVRELRGIESIAFEEVYPAKKSIISSKSFGRPVTSRQEVNEAVANFTTRAAEKLREEKEVATHLGVAITTNYHNKHDKQYYESRSIRLLQPTSHTPDLISAAVSILDSIFKEGYRYKKATVFLFGLYDENAVQQGFFSNTLPWDCETGPMKKKQLMRVVDELNTELGSGTLHFAREGVNKKWHQRRKKVSPRYTTKWKELPRVS; this comes from the coding sequence ATGAGTCTCTATGCTGTTATCGATTGCAATAATTTCTTCGTATCCTGCGAACGGGTATTCCGTCCGGATCTTGAAGGTCAACCAGTTGTTGTCCTATCCAATAATGACGGTTGTGCCATTTCCCGTTCGGATGAAGCAAAAAAGCTGGGAATTCCCATGGGTGCACCAGCGTTTAAGTACGAGGACATTTTTAAGAAACACAATGTGTGTGTTTTCTCTGCTAACTTTTCTCTCTATGGAGATATTTCACAGCGGGTGATGAAAACGATTGCAACAGGAGCACAACAGATGGAAATTTATTCTATTGATGAAGCTTTTATCACCTATGACGGTATGTCTACAGATCAGGCGCTGAAATCGGCTCGCATATTACGAAAAAAAATACTCCAAAATGTCGGAGTACCGGTCTCCATCGGGATTGCTCCGACAAAAACACTGGCAAAAGTAGCAAACGAAACTGCAAAGCACAACAGCCGTACGGGTATAAATAAGGATGGAGTGTATGCCATTGAACCAAGCAAAGATCATCATGAATTGAGGGGAATTCCGGTAGGAGATATCTGGGGGATCGGCAGAAAGCTAAGTATCTTTCTTAATAGTCACGGTATCTTTACTGCCGATCAACTTGCCGAATGTGAAGACAAATGGGTCAAGAAATACCTTACCATTTCAGGATTGAAAACGGTGCGTGAACTTCGCGGGATTGAATCCATTGCCTTTGAAGAGGTGTATCCTGCAAAAAAATCGATCATCAGTTCGAAATCTTTTGGACGGCCTGTAACTTCACGTCAGGAAGTAAATGAAGCAGTCGCAAATTTCACGACCAGAGCTGCCGAAAAACTGAGGGAAGAAAAAGAGGTCGCCACCCATCTCGGGGTAGCTATCACAACCAATTATCATAACAAACATGATAAGCAATACTATGAATCGCGCTCCATACGTTTACTGCAACCAACTTCACATACTCCTGATTTGATATCGGCCGCTGTCAGTATCCTTGACAGTATATTTAAAGAAGGCTACAGGTATAAAAAAGCGACGGTTTTTCTCTTCGGATTGTATGATGAAAACGCTGTTCAGCAGGGTTTCTTTTCCAATACTCTTCCCTGGGATTGTGAGACAGGCCCGATGAAAAAGAAACAGCTGATGCGGGTGGTCGATGAATTGAATACTGAATTAGGAAGCGGTACGCTTCATTTCGCAAGGGAAGGGGTAAATAAAAAATGGCATCAGAGGCGTAAAAAAGTTTCACCGCGTTATACTACTAAATGGAAGGAATTACCTCGGGTAAGCTGA
- a CDS encoding type II toxin-antitoxin system RnlA family toxin: MFEIMLRHAVWSYLSETQKDLIKEGNFLARALENRRFKDYSFLVFPYAKAYEGYLKQLFLDVEYISHLDYISDHFRLGKYLSPHLIHRLQERSIYAQIREHSTEDMAKAIWDMWNKGRNQVFHYYPHNLRRIELHEAHELNEDFIRVMMEAYEKLRKNRQT; the protein is encoded by the coding sequence ATGTTTGAAATCATGCTTCGTCATGCCGTTTGGAGTTATCTATCGGAAACACAGAAAGATCTCATTAAAGAAGGCAATTTTCTTGCCCGGGCTTTAGAAAACAGACGATTTAAAGATTATTCTTTTCTGGTTTTCCCATATGCGAAAGCATATGAAGGATATTTGAAACAACTTTTTCTTGACGTCGAATATATCTCTCATTTAGATTATATTTCCGATCATTTTCGACTCGGTAAATATCTCTCCCCACACCTGATTCACCGGCTTCAGGAGCGGTCGATTTATGCTCAAATTCGAGAGCATTCGACCGAAGACATGGCCAAAGCGATTTGGGATATGTGGAATAAAGGCAGAAATCAGGTTTTTCATTACTATCCTCACAACCTGAGACGCATAGAATTGCATGAAGCTCATGAATTAAATGAGGATTTTATCCGGGTCATGATGGAGGCGTACGAAAAACTACGAAAAAACAGGCAGACATAA
- a CDS encoding transposase yields the protein MSKWGGDQLRVIRSYDWQYNRDLMKKIRSLSDYNQSDVAQIRNDVLTFAEKYGIQAAVDAYGISRRTLFRWRKRRRDSEGQLDSLIPETTKPKTPRRMETHPKVISFIKEIREQYFCLGKEKIKPLLDEYCLQEGISTISESTIGKVIKRHNLQRKTYRIYHNPASGFAKRKVKYRQKVKRSPKVEDTGYIEIDTITKFVHGIKLYVFNAVDIKLKFQFSYGYSKLNSRNGADFMRRLELVYPIQDGIKTIQTDNGLEYLGNFHDYLEENNIPHLFIYPRCPKINAFIERANRTLQEEFMNPYIYTKWTGIGSFNRHLIEYLVWYNTKRVHKSLNNISPMDYLLSILPKECHMYGTHTPPLLFLYSLLQ from the coding sequence ATGAGTAAATGGGGAGGAGATCAGCTTCGAGTAATTAGGAGTTATGACTGGCAGTACAATAGAGATCTTATGAAAAAGATACGATCTCTATCAGACTACAATCAGTCAGATGTAGCACAAATCAGAAACGATGTTCTGACATTTGCAGAGAAGTACGGGATACAAGCTGCAGTTGATGCATATGGGATATCACGAAGGACATTGTTTCGATGGAGGAAGAGACGGCGAGATTCAGAAGGGCAGTTGGATAGCCTGATACCAGAGACAACCAAGCCAAAGACACCCCGACGTATGGAGACTCACCCGAAGGTCATATCCTTTATCAAAGAGATTCGAGAACAATACTTTTGTTTGGGAAAGGAGAAGATCAAGCCCTTACTTGATGAGTATTGCCTACAGGAAGGAATTTCAACTATATCTGAGTCAACCATTGGAAAAGTGATCAAAAGACACAACCTGCAGCGCAAGACCTACCGGATCTATCACAATCCAGCAAGTGGCTTTGCAAAACGGAAAGTAAAGTACCGACAGAAGGTCAAGCGGTCTCCCAAGGTGGAAGATACCGGATACATTGAGATTGATACCATCACGAAGTTTGTACACGGAATCAAGCTGTATGTCTTCAATGCAGTGGACATCAAACTCAAATTCCAGTTCTCCTACGGATACTCAAAACTCAACAGCCGAAACGGTGCTGATTTTATGAGAAGACTGGAACTAGTATACCCAATACAAGATGGTATAAAAACCATACAAACAGATAACGGCCTCGAGTATCTGGGAAACTTCCATGACTATCTGGAAGAAAACAATATCCCACACCTCTTTATCTACCCCAGATGTCCCAAGATCAATGCCTTTATTGAGCGAGCAAACAGAACACTCCAGGAAGAATTTATGAACCCCTACATCTATACCAAGTGGACCGGTATCGGATCATTCAATCGTCACCTTATTGAATACCTCGTCTGGTACAATACAAAGCGAGTTCACAAAAGCCTGAACAATATTTCACCTATGGATTACCTATTATCTATTTTACCTAAAGAGTGCCATATGTATGGAACTCATACACCCCCTTTACTTTTTCTCTATTCCTTGTTACAATAA
- a CDS encoding glycosyltransferase family 2 protein, translating into MTNRIVTSKQFRRLGEMIVPFFSWMIILLPIWLSPFHPAIVAYFIIAFDLYFLVKSLTTAYYASLSYALINSFQDFAFDKTLQTLPETKEIQHFVIIPNYKEPLYKINETIKALSKSDYPYKNIHLVLAFEKREKEAAEKSQKITYQWQETFEDIISVYHVLTENEVPGKASNQTFAAREVEKYCVQKGYDLKKTIITICDADSLLPKNYLSYMTYEFLQDPGRDYHFYWAPVLLYNNFWQLPFFVRMQATLSSILRLAFLSQKKNLIHISTYSTNLWMLKQVGYWDVDIIPEDWHIYYQAFFKFGKKVETKPIYTIINGDAVYSGNTMKTFLSRYEQEKRWAWGVTDISYFWNNMFTADHIKWSVKAKKFFYLFETHLLWPTSFFILTISGWIPPIVNPTFNRTVLGFILPQLTGFILTLATAMLILYIYLDFKLRHKLNQKTKLRHLPLFFVQWYLLPIVSFILSSLPALDAHTRLLFGKKIKYKVTEKV; encoded by the coding sequence ATGACAAATCGCATTGTCACATCAAAACAATTCAGACGTCTCGGAGAGATGATTGTTCCCTTTTTCTCGTGGATGATTATTCTGCTGCCGATTTGGCTTTCACCCTTTCACCCGGCTATTGTGGCCTATTTTATTATTGCTTTTGATTTATATTTTTTAGTCAAATCCCTCACGACCGCCTATTATGCATCTCTCTCCTATGCTCTTATCAATTCCTTTCAGGACTTTGCTTTTGACAAAACTCTCCAGACGCTGCCGGAAACCAAAGAAATTCAGCATTTTGTCATTATCCCCAATTACAAAGAACCTCTCTATAAAATAAATGAAACTATTAAAGCTTTAAGTAAAAGTGACTATCCGTATAAAAATATCCATTTGGTTCTCGCCTTCGAAAAAAGAGAAAAGGAAGCCGCTGAGAAATCTCAGAAAATTACGTACCAATGGCAGGAAACTTTCGAAGATATCATCTCCGTTTACCACGTACTCACGGAAAATGAAGTTCCCGGAAAAGCCAGTAATCAGACATTTGCAGCCCGTGAAGTTGAGAAATATTGTGTGCAAAAGGGATATGATCTGAAAAAAACAATAATAACGATCTGCGATGCGGACAGCTTGCTCCCGAAAAATTATTTATCTTACATGACGTACGAATTTCTGCAGGATCCGGGGCGGGACTATCATTTCTATTGGGCTCCCGTGCTTCTTTATAACAATTTTTGGCAGCTTCCGTTTTTTGTCCGCATGCAGGCAACATTATCCTCCATTCTCCGTCTTGCATTTTTATCTCAAAAGAAAAACCTCATTCACATTTCAACTTACTCAACCAATTTATGGATGTTGAAACAAGTGGGATACTGGGATGTCGACATTATCCCCGAAGACTGGCATATTTATTACCAGGCTTTCTTTAAGTTCGGTAAAAAAGTCGAAACAAAACCGATATACACCATCATCAACGGTGATGCCGTATACTCCGGCAATACCATGAAAACTTTTCTCAGCAGATATGAGCAGGAAAAACGATGGGCATGGGGCGTTACTGACATTTCATATTTCTGGAACAATATGTTCACTGCAGATCATATTAAATGGTCCGTAAAAGCAAAAAAATTCTTTTACCTTTTTGAAACACACCTTCTTTGGCCGACATCTTTTTTTATTCTGACAATCAGCGGTTGGATTCCTCCGATAGTGAATCCTACATTTAACCGGACGGTTCTGGGATTTATTTTGCCGCAACTGACCGGATTTATCCTTACACTTGCGACTGCCATGCTGATTCTCTATATTTACCTTGACTTCAAACTTCGTCACAAACTCAATCAGAAAACTAAACTCAGACATCTTCCGCTGTTTTTCGTACAGTGGTATCTTTTACCGATCGTATCATTTATTCTTTCATCACTTCCTGCTCTGGACGCACACACACGATTACTATTTGGAAAGAAGATAAAATATAAAGTAACCGAAAAGGTTTAA
- the secE gene encoding preprotein translocase subunit SecE, with protein sequence MAKTGKSMTLFSDLFSELKKVSWPTRAETVRLTIVVVAISLIIGLYIGIIDSLLAYGLEFLTTLR encoded by the coding sequence ATGGCAAAAACAGGAAAATCAATGACTCTTTTTAGTGACTTATTCAGCGAGCTCAAAAAAGTGAGCTGGCCGACACGGGCAGAGACTGTCCGACTTACCATTGTCGTAGTTGCGATCTCCTTGATTATTGGCCTCTATATAGGTATAATTGATTCCCTGTTAGCATACGGCCTCGAGTTTTTGACTACTCTCAGATAA
- a CDS encoding IS1595 family transposase: MVCNNRPISKYKRKKILWCFAHDLSATQTSGILGLNRNTVNKYYNNIRQLIYHHQVHQMQRYVGGEIEIDESYFGPRRMRGKSSKRGRGTSFKQVVFGIYERQGRVFTRIIPNCKRRTLHAVMKGKIDLNSTVYSDSWSGYNGLVDVGYDKHLRINHKKNEFSNTKGVHINGIESFWSFCKRRLVKFNGVKKNFPLHLKECEWRWSKSPSILYNELLQIVNVLV; this comes from the coding sequence ATGGTTTGTAACAATAGGCCGATATCAAAATACAAGAGAAAAAAGATACTATGGTGTTTTGCACACGATCTGAGTGCTACACAGACCTCTGGTATTTTGGGTCTCAACCGCAATACAGTCAACAAATATTACAATAATATTCGTCAACTCATATATCATCACCAAGTGCACCAGATGCAACGATATGTTGGTGGTGAGATAGAAATTGATGAATCATACTTTGGACCTCGAAGGATGAGAGGCAAGTCAAGTAAAAGAGGTCGTGGGACGTCATTTAAGCAGGTAGTATTTGGGATATATGAGCGTCAAGGACGTGTATTTACTCGTATCATTCCAAACTGTAAAAGAAGAACGCTACATGCTGTTATGAAGGGAAAGATTGACTTGAACAGTACTGTATATTCAGATTCGTGGAGCGGATACAACGGACTTGTTGATGTCGGGTATGACAAACATTTGAGAATCAATCACAAGAAAAATGAGTTCTCAAATACAAAAGGGGTCCATATCAATGGCATAGAGTCATTCTGGTCCTTTTGTAAAAGACGTCTCGTTAAGTTCAATGGTGTAAAGAAAAACTTTCCATTACACTTGAAAGAGTGTGAATGGAGATGGAGCAAATCCCCATCGATCCTTTACAATGAACTATTACAAATTGTTAATGTGCTAGTCTAG